In Bordetella holmesii ATCC 51541, the following proteins share a genomic window:
- a CDS encoding iron-containing alcohol dehydrogenase family protein: MVFGVNAHQQLPAIVAGAGAQRVFLVVDPALAQADITRAIMASLNERQLSLAVFAEVEPDPSDTTVHAAYDLCRARQSQAIIAIGGGSTIDVAKSVAILMTNGGRIADYEGIEKFSIPPMPLYAVPTTAGTGSEVSGACVVTDTARNVKMAIRHAAFSPAQVAILDPLAVSSMPAHVAAHAGIDAFVHAFESYLSKLANPFSDAVNLHAMKLIVGSIRQFVANRRNTAAAMDMLCGSSMAAMSFGVTGLGNVHCMAMPLGALFHIPHGLANALCLPTVAEFNLMANPARYADVAAIFGLDCRGVPPLAAARLAVGAIRELCADLGVPVRLRDAGVAEDALDELARRSYAADYNRWNPRHTTEADFRGLFRRAF; this comes from the coding sequence TTGGTTTTTGGCGTGAACGCCCATCAGCAACTGCCGGCCATCGTGGCTGGCGCAGGCGCGCAACGGGTGTTCCTGGTCGTGGATCCGGCGCTGGCGCAGGCAGACATCACGCGAGCCATCATGGCCAGCCTGAACGAGCGGCAGTTGTCGCTGGCAGTGTTCGCCGAGGTCGAACCCGACCCCAGTGACACCACGGTGCACGCTGCCTACGATCTGTGCCGCGCCCGGCAAAGCCAGGCCATCATCGCCATTGGCGGGGGCAGTACCATCGATGTTGCCAAGTCGGTGGCGATTCTGATGACCAACGGCGGACGCATTGCCGATTACGAAGGCATAGAGAAGTTCAGCATCCCGCCCATGCCGCTGTACGCGGTGCCGACCACCGCGGGGACGGGCTCCGAGGTTTCCGGCGCCTGCGTGGTCACGGATACGGCGCGCAACGTCAAGATGGCCATCCGGCATGCGGCCTTCAGTCCTGCCCAGGTGGCTATCCTCGATCCGCTGGCCGTCAGTTCCATGCCTGCGCATGTGGCCGCTCATGCGGGTATCGATGCCTTTGTGCATGCATTCGAATCGTACTTGTCCAAGTTGGCCAATCCTTTTTCGGATGCCGTGAATCTGCACGCCATGAAGCTGATCGTCGGCAGTATCCGCCAGTTCGTGGCCAATCGGCGCAATACGGCCGCAGCCATGGACATGTTGTGCGGATCCTCGATGGCGGCGATGTCCTTTGGCGTCACGGGCCTGGGCAACGTGCACTGCATGGCCATGCCCTTGGGGGCGCTGTTCCATATACCGCACGGTTTGGCCAACGCCTTGTGTCTGCCGACAGTGGCCGAGTTCAATCTGATGGCCAACCCGGCGCGTTATGCCGATGTGGCGGCCATCTTCGGCCTGGACTGCCGCGGCGTGCCGCCGTTGGCGGCCGCGAGGCTGGCGGTGGGTGCGATACGTGAGCTATGTGCGGATCTGGGCGTGCCTGTGCGGTTGCGCGATGCAGGGGTGGCGGAGGATGCGCTCGACGAACTGGCGCGGCGCAGCTATGCGGCGGATTACAACCGCTGGAATCCGCGCCACACGACCGAGGCGGATTTCCGCGGCCTGTTCCGTCGCGCGTTCTGA
- a CDS encoding aldehyde dehydrogenase family protein (overlaps another CDS with the same product name), producing the protein MGAEYFDFTVREPMGVTAQIVPWNYPLQIASRGLAPALATGNTVVMKPAELACLSVLELTRICHEAGLPAGVLNVVTGLGHESGAALAAHPGVGLVVFTGSVATGKGVMKAAAENIVPVLLELGGKSPNIVLDDADLDMAAPLLLKAAFPHAGQTCSAGTRILVQRGAHAALRERLTALVGQLRVGPGLSDPDIGALVSRDQQRKVQGYIEIGRREGVDVIAGGQPVAGADLDAGNFVMPTLLDGAHAQMRVHQEEIFGPVLTLLPFDDIDEAVDIANGTEYGLVAGIWGRDVSRTHRLAQRVQAGQVFVNCYGAGGGVELPFGGYRKSGFGREKGLDALLSYTQVKNICIRI; encoded by the coding sequence TTGGGGGCGGAGTATTTTGATTTCACCGTGCGCGAACCCATGGGGGTGACCGCGCAGATCGTGCCCTGGAACTATCCCTTGCAGATCGCCTCGCGCGGCCTGGCGCCGGCCTTGGCGACCGGCAATACGGTGGTGATGAAGCCAGCCGAGCTGGCCTGCCTGAGCGTGCTGGAACTCACGCGCATCTGCCACGAGGCAGGCCTGCCCGCTGGTGTTCTCAACGTCGTGACCGGCTTGGGCCATGAGTCGGGAGCCGCCCTGGCCGCGCATCCTGGCGTCGGGCTGGTGGTCTTTACCGGTTCGGTTGCGACCGGCAAAGGGGTGATGAAGGCAGCCGCCGAGAATATTGTGCCCGTGCTGTTGGAGCTGGGAGGCAAGTCGCCTAATATCGTGCTGGACGATGCCGATCTGGACATGGCTGCGCCGCTGCTGCTGAAAGCCGCCTTTCCGCACGCGGGTCAGACGTGCTCGGCGGGCACGCGCATTCTCGTGCAGCGCGGCGCACACGCGGCCCTGCGCGAACGCTTGACGGCGTTGGTCGGCCAACTGCGGGTCGGGCCCGGGTTAAGCGACCCCGACATCGGGGCGCTGGTCAGCCGCGATCAGCAACGCAAAGTGCAGGGCTACATCGAGATCGGCCGTCGGGAGGGGGTGGACGTCATTGCGGGCGGGCAGCCGGTTGCCGGCGCCGACCTCGACGCCGGCAACTTCGTGATGCCGACATTGCTCGATGGTGCCCACGCGCAGATGCGGGTGCACCAGGAAGAGATCTTCGGGCCCGTGCTGACGCTGCTGCCTTTCGATGATATCGACGAGGCGGTCGATATTGCCAATGGCACGGAGTACGGATTGGTCGCAGGCATCTGGGGGCGCGATGTCAGCCGCACGCACCGCCTGGCGCAACGGGTGCAGGCCGGACAGGTCTTCGTCAATTGCTATGGCGCCGGTGGCGGGGTGGAACTGCCCTTTGGCGGCTACCGTAAGTCCGGCTTCGGGCGTGAAAAGGGCCTGGACGCGTTACTGTCATACACCCAGGTCAAGAACATCTGCATCCGAATCTAG
- a CDS encoding aldehyde dehydrogenase family protein (overlaps another CDS with the same product name) — translation MTLAQYGCFIDGVWGAAGSGEMLDVLDPATGEPIARIARGQAGEVDAAVQSARRALRGWAECPPVQRARILAEIARRITLEQDHLARLECQDTGKPLKQAQADAVAAARFLNTTRGWQTRCSEPRSPWGRSILISPCANPWG, via the coding sequence ATGACGCTGGCTCAATATGGTTGCTTTATCGACGGCGTATGGGGGGCTGCCGGTTCGGGCGAAATGCTCGATGTGCTGGACCCGGCCACCGGAGAACCGATCGCTCGGATTGCACGCGGCCAGGCCGGGGAGGTCGACGCCGCGGTGCAGAGCGCGCGGCGCGCCTTGCGCGGTTGGGCGGAGTGCCCGCCTGTGCAGCGCGCCCGCATATTGGCCGAGATTGCCCGGCGCATCACTCTGGAGCAGGACCATCTGGCCCGTTTGGAATGCCAGGACACGGGTAAGCCGCTCAAACAGGCACAGGCCGATGCCGTGGCCGCCGCCCGGTTTTTGAATACTACGCGGGGGTGGCAGACAAGGTGCTCGGAACCTCGATCCCCTTGGGGGCGGAGTATTTTGATTTCACCGTGCGCGAACCCATGGGGGTGA
- a CDS encoding ABC transporter family protein, translating to MLAIEDMAISYGPMRALRGVSMHIGQGEIVALLGANGAGKSSLLRGIMGLMPAAGALRFEGRDLCGLSTPERVMAGLAMAPEGRQVFTDQTVHENLLLGGYLIRHDRPRLARQIEGYFEMFPRLRERREQVAGTLSGGEQQMLAIARALMSNPCLLILDEPSLGLAPLVTADIFRGLKRLRDAGMTILLVEQMANQALAIADPAYVLEGGTMTLQGLAADLRRDPRIREAYLGGEFAPEAVH from the coding sequence ATGCTGGCTATCGAGGATATGGCGATCTCCTATGGGCCCATGCGTGCCTTGCGCGGGGTATCCATGCATATCGGGCAGGGCGAGATCGTGGCTTTGCTAGGCGCCAATGGCGCGGGCAAGAGCAGCCTGCTGCGCGGCATCATGGGTTTGATGCCGGCGGCGGGCGCGTTGCGTTTTGAGGGCCGAGATCTGTGCGGCCTGTCTACACCCGAACGGGTCATGGCCGGACTGGCCATGGCGCCTGAAGGCCGGCAGGTGTTTACGGATCAGACCGTGCACGAGAACCTGCTGCTTGGCGGCTATCTGATACGTCACGACCGGCCCCGCCTGGCCCGGCAGATTGAAGGCTATTTCGAGATGTTCCCCCGGCTCAGAGAGCGCCGTGAACAGGTGGCAGGCACGCTCAGCGGTGGCGAGCAGCAGATGCTGGCCATTGCGCGGGCGCTGATGTCCAACCCGTGCCTGTTGATTCTCGACGAACCGTCGTTGGGGCTGGCACCCCTGGTGACGGCCGACATTTTTCGAGGCCTCAAACGCCTGCGCGATGCGGGCATGACAATACTGCTGGTTGAGCAGATGGCCAATCAGGCGCTGGCTATTGCCGATCCGGCCTATGTGCTCGAAGGCGGAACGATGACGCTGCAGGGTCTGGCTGCTGACTTGCGCCGCGACCCGCGCATACGCGAGGCCTATCTGGGCGGCGAGTTCGCGCCCGAGGCCGTCCATTGA